Proteins from a single region of Thermotoga maritima MSB8:
- a CDS encoding prolyl oligopeptidase family serine peptidase — MKSVTLITKVFPEGEKVCAVVIEYPVEIDGQKLSPDQFSVKVKTGDTYSSRTITKVYANNSGGLSFSIFNNRGKYVVLELSTEDLHSNTIVFGPNFLNTRMKLDYIVSQLVPIFDVDGNEVEPFTSKQTDEKHLIIDDFLAFTFKDPETGVEIPYRLFVPKDVNPDRKYPLVVFLHGAGERGTDNYLQVAGNRGAVVWAQPRYQVVHPCFVLAPQCPPNSSWSTLFTDRENPFNPEKPLLAVIKIIRKLLDEYNIDENRIYITGLSMGGYGTWTAIMEFPELFAAAIPICGGGDVSKVERIKDIPIWVFHAEDDPVVPVENSRVLVKKLAEIGGKVRYTEYEKGFMEKHGWDPHGSWIPTYENQEAIEWLFEQSR, encoded by the coding sequence GTGAAGAGTGTAACTCTTATTACAAAAGTCTTTCCGGAAGGTGAAAAAGTCTGTGCGGTCGTCATCGAATATCCCGTTGAGATCGATGGTCAGAAACTCTCACCGGATCAGTTCTCGGTGAAAGTGAAAACTGGCGATACCTACTCTTCAAGAACGATTACAAAAGTCTACGCAAACAACAGCGGAGGTCTCTCTTTCAGCATTTTCAACAACCGTGGAAAGTACGTTGTTCTGGAACTCTCCACCGAAGATTTACACTCAAACACCATTGTTTTCGGGCCTAATTTTCTCAACACCCGCATGAAACTGGACTACATTGTTTCACAGCTTGTTCCCATTTTTGACGTAGACGGGAACGAAGTGGAACCTTTTACGTCGAAACAAACGGATGAGAAACATCTCATCATCGATGATTTCCTCGCATTCACTTTCAAAGACCCAGAAACAGGTGTTGAGATACCTTACAGGTTGTTTGTTCCAAAAGATGTGAATCCTGACAGAAAATACCCGCTGGTTGTCTTCCTGCATGGCGCGGGAGAAAGGGGAACAGACAACTATCTGCAAGTTGCTGGAAATCGTGGAGCGGTTGTCTGGGCCCAGCCGAGATACCAGGTGGTTCATCCGTGTTTCGTCCTCGCACCGCAGTGCCCCCCAAACAGCAGCTGGTCCACACTCTTCACTGACAGGGAAAATCCTTTCAACCCAGAAAAACCCCTTCTTGCGGTGATAAAGATCATTAGAAAACTTCTTGACGAATACAACATAGATGAGAATCGAATCTACATCACCGGGCTTTCGATGGGAGGCTACGGCACCTGGACTGCCATCATGGAATTTCCTGAACTCTTCGCAGCCGCTATACCGATATGCGGTGGAGGAGATGTCAGCAAAGTCGAGAGAATAAAGGACATACCCATCTGGGTTTTCCACGCAGAAGACGACCCTGTTGTCCCGGTGGAGAATTCGCGTGTTCTTGTGAAAAAATTGGCGGAGATTGGTGGGAAGGTCAGATATACCGAGTACGAGAAAGGTTTCATGGAGAAACACGGGTGGGATCCACACGGATCGTGGATACCTACCTACGAGAATCAAGAAGCCATAGAGTGGCTGTTTGAACAAAGTAGATAG
- a CDS encoding ROK family transcriptional regulator has product MHKKLNPKSMKRENKKMVLRYLIESGPHSRVEIARKTGLAQSAIWRIIEELVNEGLVEEKGTATGRRRKAVTYGPTRSFITSIIYNVEVLETLVAVGFLDGAWRIIERFSTPKDFDEFKQRVTSSYENILKSHVLNKNISKVVFSLPGIVNTESKFLIHAPNLGWRNIDFRREFGNLDLEVLVENDSNLSLLAEEFFSQDVKESDVAFFLYFGEGIGGAISVNGKIVRGENFAAGEIGHVVLDVKNGKEVEEFLSISKLVERMEKFVELQGESLDEKFRYIKRLWFSGEKNVKETMEEFLQHVAVVLKNIIYFLNPGVIVLGGVVNDLWDTFGSFIKRELEKITDREIANVLIRDTIFKEISPSLVGGNVLAIEEFLRQIT; this is encoded by the coding sequence GTGCATAAAAAGCTGAATCCAAAATCCATGAAAAGAGAAAACAAAAAGATGGTCCTTAGGTATCTGATAGAGAGCGGACCGCACAGCAGGGTGGAAATCGCCAGAAAAACAGGACTCGCCCAGAGTGCAATATGGAGAATCATTGAAGAACTGGTGAATGAGGGATTGGTAGAAGAAAAGGGAACAGCGACTGGTCGCCGCAGAAAAGCCGTAACTTACGGGCCAACAAGATCTTTCATCACATCCATCATATACAACGTAGAAGTACTTGAGACGCTGGTTGCAGTTGGTTTTCTGGATGGTGCATGGAGAATAATTGAGAGGTTCTCTACTCCAAAGGATTTTGATGAATTCAAACAAAGAGTCACTTCTTCTTATGAAAATATTCTCAAAAGCCATGTTCTGAACAAAAACATATCGAAAGTGGTGTTTTCTCTTCCAGGTATTGTGAACACGGAAAGTAAGTTTTTGATTCATGCACCGAACCTTGGATGGAGAAACATTGATTTTCGGAGAGAGTTTGGAAATCTGGATCTGGAAGTTCTGGTGGAAAACGATTCCAACCTTTCGCTGTTGGCTGAAGAATTCTTTTCTCAGGATGTAAAGGAAAGTGATGTTGCCTTCTTTCTCTATTTCGGTGAAGGAATCGGTGGAGCGATTTCGGTGAACGGAAAAATCGTTAGAGGAGAAAATTTCGCTGCTGGAGAAATAGGTCATGTTGTCCTCGATGTAAAAAATGGAAAAGAAGTGGAGGAGTTTCTCTCCATATCAAAACTCGTGGAAAGGATGGAAAAATTTGTGGAACTTCAGGGAGAATCGCTGGATGAGAAGTTCCGATACATCAAAAGGTTATGGTTTTCAGGGGAAAAGAACGTGAAAGAAACAATGGAAGAATTTCTTCAACATGTAGCAGTTGTTTTGAAGAACATCATCTACTTTCTGAATCCCGGCGTGATAGTACTCGGCGGTGTTGTCAACGATCTCTGGGACACATTTGGTTCTTTTATAAAAAGAGAACTTGAAAAGATAACAGACAGAGAAATTGCCAATGTTCTCATAAGAGATACCATTTTCAAGGAAATTTCACCGTCCCTTGTTGGAGGAAATGTTCTGGCGATAGAAGAGTTTCTGAGACAAATAACTTAA